The Deinococcus taeanensis genome has a window encoding:
- a CDS encoding MarR family winged helix-turn-helix transcriptional regulator, which translates to MPDLPLRLTHRRAMTGRPAVLAWLRMVRITQHVGKAWSEVLKAHHLSPAQFNVIATIGGQPGLTQREVSEKLLVTQGNTSQLLLNLTARQLIERRPAGKEKQLHLTPGGQALFDALIPAHEDWLVGRFSVLSPEEQAQLAQLLQRLEREQR; encoded by the coding sequence GTGCCTGACTTACCCCTTCGCCTCACCCACCGCCGGGCCATGACCGGGCGCCCAGCGGTCCTGGCGTGGCTGAGGATGGTGCGGATCACCCAGCACGTTGGCAAAGCCTGGAGCGAGGTCCTGAAAGCGCATCACCTCAGTCCTGCCCAGTTCAACGTGATCGCGACCATTGGGGGGCAACCGGGCCTTACCCAGCGCGAGGTGAGCGAAAAGCTGCTGGTCACCCAGGGCAACACCAGCCAACTGCTGCTCAACCTCACTGCACGGCAGCTGATCGAGCGGCGCCCCGCAGGCAAGGAGAAGCAGCTGCACCTGACGCCCGGCGGCCAGGCCCTGTTCGACGCACTGATTCCCGCCCACGAGGACTGGCTGGTCGGGCGGTTCAGTGTCCTTTCTCCTGAGGAACAGGCCCAGCTCGCCCAGCTGCTTCAGCGGCTGGAGCGGGAACAGCGCTGA
- a CDS encoding DHH family phosphoesterase, which produces MRGIPLQTALPAARAETRAFLERLNPGGRVIVFCHFDADGLCAGALFGRTLPRLGFQDVQVVPSGRGASAFSELARTRPRALEPAALIVTDLGVTGPGVLPEVPTLFVDHHQPDGLPAGPVTVVSGYAWDPIPASAWLAHDLLAPLASTEDLGWIGAVGTISDLGKRAPWDALPGLKKRYTARWLKEAAALVNAARRSGAFDIGTALELLMHAAGPKELATDDARGADRLRASRAEVNAALAVARRTAPRFSATGPFALVRLHSGAQIYPLIAQQWRGRLPGYAVIAANTGYLPGKVAFAVRTARTDLNLSALLQSVDVGGATESYGHGHDQASGGQLPPEAFKRVLDALGFEADAMG; this is translated from the coding sequence ATGCGCGGCATTCCCCTCCAGACGGCCCTTCCCGCGGCGCGGGCGGAGACCCGGGCGTTTCTCGAGAGGCTCAACCCGGGCGGCCGGGTCATCGTGTTCTGCCACTTCGACGCCGACGGCCTCTGCGCGGGGGCCCTGTTCGGCCGCACCCTCCCCCGCCTGGGCTTCCAGGACGTGCAGGTGGTGCCCTCCGGACGCGGGGCGTCGGCCTTTTCGGAGCTGGCCAGAACGCGGCCGCGCGCCCTGGAACCCGCAGCTCTGATCGTCACTGACCTGGGGGTAACCGGGCCGGGTGTGCTGCCGGAGGTGCCCACCTTGTTTGTGGACCACCACCAGCCGGACGGCCTGCCTGCCGGACCGGTCACGGTCGTCAGCGGCTACGCCTGGGACCCGATCCCCGCGAGCGCGTGGCTTGCCCACGACCTTCTCGCGCCGCTCGCCAGCACCGAGGACCTGGGGTGGATCGGGGCGGTCGGGACGATCAGCGACCTGGGCAAACGGGCCCCGTGGGACGCGCTGCCGGGCTTGAAGAAGCGGTACACCGCCAGGTGGCTGAAAGAGGCGGCCGCACTGGTGAACGCCGCGAGGCGGTCGGGCGCCTTCGACATCGGCACGGCGCTGGAGCTGCTGATGCACGCCGCAGGCCCCAAAGAACTGGCGACCGATGACGCGCGCGGGGCGGACCGCCTGCGCGCCTCCCGCGCCGAAGTGAACGCAGCACTCGCTGTCGCTCGCCGGACGGCTCCCCGGTTCAGCGCCACGGGGCCGTTCGCGCTGGTCCGGCTGCACTCCGGCGCGCAGATTTACCCGCTGATCGCGCAGCAGTGGCGGGGGCGACTGCCGGGGTACGCCGTCATCGCTGCGAACACAGGCTACCTGCCGGGCAAGGTGGCTTTCGCGGTGCGGACTGCGCGCACCGACCTGAACCTCTCTGCGCTTCTTCAGAGCGTCGACGTGGGCGGGGCGACGGAGAGCTACGGGCACGGCCACGATCAGGCTTCGGGAGGCCAGCTCCCACCGGAGGCGTTCAAGCGGGTGCTCGACGCACTCGGCTTCGAGGCGGACGCCATGGGTTGA
- a CDS encoding DUF4384 domain-containing protein — protein MKSFTAHVSLVALLAIGSAAQAQVSAQSIIVNPVPTSLKVNVRTNRTTTAQVVPTFAPGDHLEFYTRVNQDAYVYLFNVDAQGHVALLASNGLQAAGTFVKANTTQVFPKKGKASTFLLTLPQGVNQVFALASLMPLNLGALTARTAAQGDMTPVDVAGRPGLAQALKRVLDPLKAQSWTTDTSSYAVTRSSLTGLPAVDVNALKAQVSFQRKARLSEVYVTYADRLRAEGYLVTDARYGEREAKGVFVRKGAQLRQLTLEVTQRGTTFFVKLTRQK, from the coding sequence ATGAAATCTTTCACAGCTCACGTTTCACTGGTCGCCCTGCTGGCCATCGGCTCCGCTGCCCAGGCTCAGGTCAGTGCTCAAAGCATCATCGTGAACCCGGTCCCCACCAGCCTCAAGGTCAACGTGCGCACCAACCGGACCACCACCGCTCAGGTGGTCCCCACCTTTGCGCCCGGTGACCACCTGGAGTTCTACACCCGCGTGAATCAGGACGCCTACGTCTACCTGTTCAATGTCGACGCGCAGGGGCACGTCGCCCTGCTGGCCTCCAATGGTCTTCAGGCGGCGGGCACCTTCGTGAAGGCCAACACCACGCAGGTGTTCCCGAAGAAAGGCAAAGCGTCCACCTTTCTCCTGACCCTCCCGCAGGGCGTCAACCAGGTGTTCGCGCTGGCCAGTCTGATGCCGCTGAACCTCGGGGCCCTCACGGCGCGGACGGCCGCCCAGGGCGACATGACGCCGGTCGACGTGGCCGGCCGGCCCGGCCTGGCCCAGGCCCTGAAGCGCGTGCTCGACCCTCTGAAAGCGCAGAGCTGGACGACGGACACCTCAAGCTACGCCGTCACGCGGTCGTCCCTGACCGGGCTGCCGGCCGTGGATGTCAATGCGCTGAAGGCGCAGGTGAGCTTTCAGCGCAAGGCCCGCCTGAGTGAGGTGTACGTGACCTACGCCGACCGCCTGCGTGCGGAAGGCTACCTCGTCACGGACGCCCGGTACGGCGAGCGTGAGGCGAAGGGCGTGTTCGTTCGCAAAGGGGCGCAACTCCGGCAGCTGACCTTGGAGGTCACGCAGCGCGGAACGACCTTCTTCGTGAAACTCACCCGCCAGAAGTAG
- a CDS encoding Gfo/Idh/MocA family protein, which yields MTPTRIALLGVAHVHADAYAAWLTGCADVQLLGFSEDSPELAAEFASRTGLPHLPLAQVLAAGPHGVIVCSETVRHRVLVEAAAQAGAHVLCEKPIATTLDDAQAMNQACKQAGVGFRTAFPVRFAPAVQQLRQLVLTGALGQVLAYSGVNHSICPDQERHWFSDPQLAGGGAGMDHIIHLADLFHLFGEQVDSVYARLTPVPAWVLPGQAPVDAAALVTLRFASGASATIDSSWSRPRTYPRWGHLKLDVTGTQGLQTLDIFADSLTITGVTGRHWAGYGTDLNALMLRDFLNLCTQREHSVGADWEAGFQALRVVLAAYQAEAQAQAVYL from the coding sequence ATGACGCCCACCCGGATTGCCCTCCTGGGCGTGGCCCATGTTCATGCCGATGCCTACGCGGCGTGGCTGACCGGCTGCGCTGACGTGCAGCTTCTGGGGTTCAGCGAGGACTCACCAGAACTCGCGGCGGAATTCGCTTCCCGGACCGGACTGCCTCACCTTCCCCTGGCGCAGGTGCTGGCGGCCGGACCGCACGGCGTGATCGTCTGCAGTGAAACAGTCCGGCACCGCGTTCTGGTCGAGGCTGCGGCGCAGGCGGGCGCTCACGTGCTGTGCGAGAAACCCATCGCGACCACCCTGGACGACGCCCAGGCCATGAATCAGGCCTGCAAGCAAGCTGGGGTCGGGTTCCGCACGGCCTTTCCGGTGCGCTTTGCTCCCGCTGTGCAGCAACTCCGGCAGCTGGTGCTGACCGGCGCTCTGGGACAGGTGCTGGCCTATAGCGGCGTGAATCACAGCATCTGCCCGGATCAGGAGCGCCACTGGTTCAGTGACCCGCAACTGGCGGGCGGCGGCGCGGGCATGGACCACATCATCCACCTGGCCGATCTGTTTCACCTGTTCGGCGAGCAGGTGGATTCGGTCTACGCCCGGCTGACGCCGGTGCCTGCCTGGGTCCTGCCCGGGCAGGCACCGGTGGACGCCGCCGCCCTGGTGACGCTGCGCTTTGCCTCCGGGGCGAGTGCCACCATCGATTCGTCCTGGAGCCGCCCGCGCACGTATCCCCGCTGGGGTCACCTCAAACTTGACGTCACCGGGACTCAGGGCCTGCAGACGCTCGACATTTTCGCCGACTCACTCACCATCACCGGCGTGACAGGCCGGCACTGGGCTGGGTACGGAACCGATCTGAACGCCCTGATGCTCCGTGACTTTCTGAACCTGTGTACGCAGCGGGAACACTCCGTAGGAGCGGATTGGGAAGCCGGATTCCAGGCTCTGCGGGTGGTCCTGGCCGCCTATCAGGCAGAGGCTCAGGCGCAGGCAGTGTACCTCTGA
- a CDS encoding Gfo/Idh/MocA family protein, whose protein sequence is MSRLRVGLIGTGLMGRTHAQGWQAQPGVLTCVYAPDERAREFAREFNLSPCASTEDLLARVDIVDLCTPTPTHHALTVKAAQAGRHVICEKPMALTLAEADGMTAACQAAGVRLFVAHVLRFFPQYRAAWDQVRAGTIGEPRVLRLSRVSSPPPRGSWLLDDAQSGGVPLDLMIHDLDFARWVAGEVDRVYAAGHSHGERAVVQATLSHTSGAISLIEGGWAAPPGVFRTALDLAGTLGVIEWSSDAPAALRGHGPQSGPLPTGTALPALAGDPYAAELLHAYQAIEQGLPFLVGPEDARAALALSHAVRRSLSSGQAARMEDL, encoded by the coding sequence ATGAGCCGCCTGCGTGTCGGTCTGATCGGTACAGGCCTGATGGGCCGCACCCACGCGCAGGGCTGGCAGGCCCAGCCGGGCGTCCTCACCTGCGTGTATGCCCCGGACGAGCGCGCCCGCGAGTTCGCCCGCGAGTTCAACCTGTCTCCCTGTGCCAGCACAGAAGACCTGCTGGCGCGGGTGGACATCGTGGATCTGTGTACGCCCACTCCAACGCACCACGCCCTGACGGTGAAGGCGGCGCAGGCGGGCCGGCATGTCATCTGCGAAAAGCCGATGGCGCTGACCCTCGCTGAGGCCGACGGGATGACGGCGGCCTGCCAGGCAGCGGGTGTGCGGCTCTTTGTCGCGCACGTCCTGCGGTTCTTCCCGCAGTACCGCGCGGCCTGGGACCAGGTGCGGGCGGGAACCATCGGTGAGCCGCGCGTGCTGCGACTCAGCCGCGTCAGTTCCCCCCCTCCACGCGGAAGCTGGCTGCTGGACGACGCCCAGAGCGGAGGCGTGCCTCTGGACCTCATGATCCATGACCTTGACTTTGCGCGCTGGGTGGCGGGTGAGGTGGACAGGGTGTATGCCGCGGGCCACAGCCACGGCGAGCGCGCGGTGGTTCAGGCCACGCTCTCCCACACCAGCGGCGCCATCAGCCTGATCGAAGGTGGGTGGGCGGCTCCGCCGGGGGTCTTCCGCACCGCGCTGGACCTCGCCGGCACACTGGGCGTGATCGAGTGGAGTTCCGACGCGCCTGCGGCGCTGCGCGGTCACGGGCCGCAGTCAGGGCCACTGCCGACAGGCACGGCGCTTCCCGCCCTGGCGGGCGATCCCTACGCCGCAGAGCTCCTGCACGCCTACCAGGCGATTGAACAGGGCCTGCCGTTCCTGGTCGGGCCTGAGGACGCCCGGGCTGCCCTGGCCCTGAGCCACGCCGTCCGGCGCAGCCTGAGCAGCGGTCAGGCTGCCCGCATGGAGGACCTATGA